In Nymphaea colorata isolate Beijing-Zhang1983 chromosome 10, ASM883128v2, whole genome shotgun sequence, the genomic stretch GAAGCTGAAAGAGTAATAGGAAATCACCaagcaaagaaaaaatacattctTCAAAGTGTATATATTATTAATGGAACCAATTAATCTCAGGAGAGACAGAGACCAAGATATATAAAGAGTATGGAGAACTTTAGGCTCACCAATTCCTAACAAGTTCAATTCTTGAGAAATCAGGCGTGGCTACAGAACTAGAAGGTTGCTTCACTGCAAGAACTCGACACTTCAGGCTACTTATGTAGTCATCTACCATAGCTGTCCTGCATCCACATGATTCAACACCAATGAGCAGGAATGCatcagaagaaaatgaaaaacacccAGTCCTCTGCAAAATCCCTCCCTGATATCCTGAGGAACAGAGAAGAGTACAATTTGCAGGTGAATTCACTAAAGGGAATGACACATCAGACATTGCAAGCATTCGGGTGATGGTGCACACATGCACAGTCACGTCTCTTCTTTAAAATTCTGCTATACACTATTCAAAACAAATGCTGCTAAAGTGAGCAATTACTTGTAAAGGAAGCTCCGGTCATGGAGTCCGAGAATAACAGTAGAGGCTCCTATATTCGTCACCAGAGACGAGATCGTCTGCCCCTGATCCCCTTCTGTCACTATGATCTCCACCTTCACCTAagtccaaagaaaaaaagaattaaacagCCATTTGATAAAGCACTTCGAGAAAAAACATAATAAGGATGTCTTTTTCAAGATCACACTAACCTCAGGAATCTTGGCACAGATATCCTTGAAGGAGAGAGCCAACTGAAATCCCTTCAATCTGCGAACCCTCTGCCTATGTGAAGCTGCTGCGATGCTgcttttgctctttttcttcttcttctgaacTTCCCCTGATGAcatagaagaggaagaaggctCAAAGACATGGAGAAGGGTGACAAGATCTCCACCCCTGATGATGTTGTCAACTGCCCATTGGAGAGCAGTTCGGGCCACATCAACATCCTCCACCACCATGATTACTCGGCATGGAGCCATTTTCTACTTCTGTCTTCACTTCTCAGATCAGAACGGCACAGGATTCTTCTGGCTCACCATTTGCCTAGCACATAGGTGCACTCTATGtgcattaaataaaaaaaaattactttattccacaaaataaaaaaaaaaggaaaataaaaaaataatatttccaaTACTTAGTTAACTTCCCAAGTTAACCGGGGCACTCGTCATGCATCTCGCTTTCAAGAGATATTACCATTTTGAAGAACACCACAAATGTCATGTTATACTAGCCAACTTCTTcaagttttctctttttcataaagTGCAACGTTTTGTTGCCCTTTTTTATAAAATCCATCCTTATTTAGATCTTTGTATAGGTGCAGATATGCAGTAGCTTTCAAGAAACTCTTTCATTTAACCACAAAAGTTTACCTATGTGGCTCATGATCTTGTTGCTTTCATAAAACTACCCTCTTGTATCATGAAACCGTCCCATCAATACAATGCCCACATTACTTGATTCCATCTTCAAAATAATATCTATCATCCTGTATTCAAACTTTATTAATTCACCTACTATAACTTCATTGGATACCAAAAGCAAGGATTTGGAAGAGCTACTGGATTTTTCTGCATTTAGTTCAGAGAGTCAAGACAAGGTGAATGTACAACTTCCTATGACGTCTGTCTTCTTTTTGCCCTCATCTAGTTTCCAATAAAACTAAGACACTGGTTTTGCTGGACAAGGATGCCTTCTTTTAATCAaccaacctatgtcacataggtacgggtatgggtgcgggtacagaccattttcaaaaaatttgagtgcgGGGATAAGGCCGTACACAcgcggacatatatatatatatatatatatatatatatatatatatatatagatatgtcaaaaattttcaaaatgtaacatattcataaatcattatccaaaacacagtatggaagtaattaacatacaaatacatcagttttcttgattctccatcgcatcatcaagattagaaggagcaacaggtcacgcttttaagatatattgacatcgctatggttatggctcacactattatTCGAAGAGTCAAGTTATAGAGAGGGGATGGATTTTcgaaacattgtatggaagattttaaatcaaaagTTGTAgggaactatgtacaagaaaggtttagaatgaaaaaggaaacaggaaaagagggggatttttaattttcaactcaaaaactggacaactttggactcggtcaaagttgaacgagtccgaaaatggacaaaaatgatcccgggtacgttgaccgtacccgatgCTGTGTTGACCGCACCTTTGTCGTACccagggccgtacccgtaccgtgcgggtactcccgtgtgacatagcagcCAACATGAAAACCTGCGACAAAGCCTATCAAGTAAAAGCAAGGATTTGGAAGAGCTACTGGATGTTTCTGCATTTAGTTCAGAGAGTCAAGACAAGGAGAACGTACAACTTCCTGACGTCTGTCTTCTTTTTGCCCTCATCTAGTTTCCGATAAAACTAAGACACTGGTTTTGCTGGACAAGGATGCCTTCTTTTAATCAGCCTACATGAAGACCTGCGACAAAGACTATCATGTTAACTCAAGTCAACATTCTCACTTCTGCTTTGTCCACACCTACAAGCACAGGTGATTCACTCAAAGACAAAACAGTCCCTTATAAATGCATTTTTACATCCCACAGCTTCAAGAGAATTCTTAGTACCATTTATCAGCATGAAGAGGCCCGTTCCACCAATGAACAATATTTAATAACTCACATTTCCAGATCAGCTAATTATTCTTTGACACCAGTACCTTtggtgaaaaaagaaaggaaggatgCAGTATTTTCGGGATTGGGTTTCATATCAAGTGAACCTCCTTTGCCAGTTCACCTTATAACAGAAATTGGTGCACATCCTACTGGATTGCACAAACAGCAGTTAGAAATTTTCCCTGAAGATACAGGTCTTTGGTGTGGATAGAAGGCAGGAATATATGCATTTCAACGTCTTTCAGTCATATGCTCTATTGGATGTATGCAACCTTTAAAGTACCAGGAAAAAATTCCCAATCAGAATAACATTGGCACTGACTATCATTTATACCACTTTCAAGCGAGTAGCTCACTAGCTCATCTAATGCCAGAAAATATATACTTACTTCATTGTAAAGCTGTCCCTAATAATCCCAGGCATGAGGCAACCTACATAGGCACTCAAGGTCATCAGGAGCCTCAATTCATAGCACATAAAGCTCCATGCACCAGGCAGCATAGAGTAAAACCCATTGAACCGAAGGCCCACAATTCAAAAGATATAGCTTCCTGATAATAACTACTAACAAATAATCAATCAAACATTAGGTCAATAGGATCCCAACATATCAACACAAAATCTGGGTTCAAGTCATAGGGTGGCTAATCCCCCGTTGACATAGTTAttagaaggaagaaagaaatattaAGCATTAATCGTTCTCTGTCACATGCTTCTGCATGTTGGCAAAACCAGATAAATCACAGAACCAATTTGCATAAACAAATATGAtgtttataaataaaataaatgtgaCTGACAGCAAGATGCGACAAGACCATATAGGCATATTACAGAATTACAGATATCTAGCATGTAATTAGCtgcaagctatgtcacataggtacgggtacgggtgcgggtacagGTGCCGATGTGGGTAcaggtacggaccatttttaaaaaacttgggtgcaggtGTATGGtcgtacacacacatgcacatatacatatatatgtcaaaaatttcaaacagaataacatattcgcacatatatatatcaaaaaagtaCAAACAGaataatatattcataaatcataatccaaaatttatcattctcattctcctcagtcgtAAATTTACTGCTCAACTGAGGCCAAAGAAAATCACGCGTGTACAGAAGCATAAGCacaagcaaaagaacaacataaacttttacaGAACAAGAtagaacaaaagaacaacataaacttttacatAACAAGATAGAGGAGCTAGCGAAGCAAAAAACGAATCCCAACACTACgaagcaagaatgaagaaaaaagagggaagtgggacattaaaatgagggtttcaaaaattttaacgttaaaatggtttaaaaagttaaaatgtaaaaatagtTAACATTAAAATCGAACaaatttggactcagtcaactACGTACCCGTGTCGTACCCATACCGTGCTGGTACTCCTACCTGTGTGACAGAGGCTGCAAGCGATTAGACTAAACTTGGAGAGGTAATAACCAGTGTTGTACATATCGTTactatcgtacgatacgtacaacattggTTATTACCTCTTCTGGTTTAATCTAATCGCTTGCAGCTAATTACATATGTTATACGATACAGCATACACCACTTGTATCGTACAGTTACGATACAGGCACAATATCGtaacgatacagttacgatacgtaacgatacagttacgatacgtaacgatacagttacgattCGTTACGATACATGTACGATACGTTAATTTTaactgattttttatgttttttcaaaaaaaaatccattttttattagtttttttttaaatatgatacaattacgatacgttacgatattttacgatacaacatATCTTAAAgtcagaccgatacggcttacgatacgctttttataGCATTGGTAATAACTGAAtaaaaagaatatccaaaaggTGGAAGTATAAGAGAGGCAAACCTATTACTAGTAGAAAGAGGTAACAGAATCAAATAGCAACACACCTTCGAATTCATAATAACAAACCCTCAGCTGAAAAAGACAACAATAACAAACCTCCAGCTGAAAATGACGAAATCTGGGAAACTCATCAATAGCACGTCATAAGAGCAACAATACATGAAATACATGAAGGAACAATGCCTTCacaaagaaaactgaaaagccaTAATGCAGACATTCTATACTTTAGTTGTAAACTGTAATAAACAACTGAGTATTTGCATTATACCTTCCAGACAGGTGgtaagtttttctattttctggcCGTATGTAGTGGACCTACACCAACTTGGTCAACTGTACCACTTAGAAGTGGAGGAGAGTTATGCGGGCTCAAAGGTATGGGGAATGCATATATCAACCTATGAATTTGTGAAGTTAAAAAGATTAACAGGTGATAATGCTTTTTATAAAACAAGAAagttccaaataaaaaattaaacataaatACTTCTGAAATTTTTCAGTTTGCAAGTTTTTCTACCAGAATATAGTtctgtttttcacttattttgtgtaaaatatttttaaaattctcagTAGGAGACGATTTGCATTATATACATCCATGAGACACCTTGCCGACATATGCATGTGTTCACTCGTGTATGTATCTTCTctacattttattaatacaccCTATAACATCTGTGACTGTATGCAGATGAGCAAATCCAGAGACAAgaagtgaaagagaaaataaagtTAAGCTCATTTTTGGTTGGaccaaaaacacaaaaaagggagaaaaaataaatcaaacacaACAAACCGAGCACTTGACAGATCTAATTATACGCTATCCAGGTCAGTCCTTAAGAAAGAAACCGTTCTAGAAAAGGAGAATATAGGATTATGCTAGTGGAAAGTCTAGAACATTCACCAATTGCACAAaggggtttaggggtttagaaCTAGACCTTTGCGCCAATCAAGAAAACAGTCACAACTTTCATTGGTTACAAAATGACATTAATAGTTGGGCGGCGAAACAGACATAACAGGAATTGTGAAAAATCAGCCATATGTACTCACATGTCCAACCTTTTAGACATGTCCAACCTTTTAGCATCCTAAATACAGACCTATATGCTCATGTAACGAGTGATCAGCAGCTTGCTTTACAAGAGTGGTTCTATGTGTTTGTCGCCCACATAATAAGGGCATGAAAGCAGCCAAAATAGAGGGGACTAAATTAACAAAAGGTGCAGGTAAAGACAGTCTACTGGTCGCAATTTCTATTTCCGCTATGAATGAGAAGAGACCCAAGATCCTATTAGACAGATATCCATGTCAGCTACGCTGATATGAGCAATCCGAGAACCAGAATAGAAATGAACCAAGAACCTAAATATGTGAATTAAAAAACAGTAGGGAAAATAAGTAGAGTTACAACACCTTAGGAAATTTAAAGATTTTAAATGCGAAAATGAATCATATTACGCGTCATCCCTCTAGAGACTATAAAATGATAAGAAGATCTCTCCTTTTCCCTCCCATGAAGTTGATGAATCGAGTACTACTGTACGGCAGAATAAGTACTCCAAAGAAATGGAATATCAGAAATATTGTTTAACCGGGGAATTTGTAATGAACATCAGCAAAACGGccaaaaaattcattaaaaaaaattgcatgtagATGATACATCGCCTGCTTGCATATTTTCTTATTCAAATTCTTTTAAATCCCCGAGGTGCTCCCTTAATATTTTCACCCACAGGAATTCTGGCCGGCAGTCGTGCGGAGGTAATTAAGTCACTCAAAATGGAAGAGACAATTTCTCCCAGACTGAATATAGGCAGCCCTATTTTCAAGCTACCCACAATCAGTTCCGCTAAAAATAAAGTCTGTACTTCAAAAAGAGAATAAAGGGACCAGCTGAATGAACCAATGGGGAATAAACAACTGAAACCACTTCCGCTCAGACAATGAGTCCATAACATCGGCGCACAATCCAGAGAACCAAAATCCTTACTTCCATCACGGGCATAAAAGAAATCACCTCCATAACAAATTTACCAACAATGgcaacagagaaaaagaaaaggaaatttccTCCAGAAGTGCCTACAAGCAGGAGACGAAGCAGCACAGAGAGAGACGCCCGAAGTCGCTGCTCGCACAAAGCTGAAGTCGACACTCTCCccaggaaaagaaagaagtttgATCGGACACCACGCCAAGTGTAAACTAGGGTTCCTTCTTCATTTCacagaaggagagagagggagggagagactcgagagagggagagagagagagagagagagagagagagtaccgaGGCGACGCCTGCTGGTTGCTTCGTTCGTAACGACCGACCACTCCGGAACTGTGAACCACAAAGCTGCCCACCTTAGTGTTGAAGAATGGACTTCACCTTCCCCCTCCCCAcagaaaacagagagaaagagagacagagagagagcagagCAAGAGAGGAGACTACCCTCGCTTTTTAATTGGCCATGACGTTTATCCACCCGCCCAGGACACAGCCCCCAACCCACGGAATtctgttctttctctctctattgaAAGAGGACAGTGGGGGCTGGTGGTTTCTAAAAGCGCCATGACGCCACGCCATGGGAGAAAaactgagagagagatagagagagcatTTCGCGGTAACGAATCGAAAATTTTTACCCGCAAGATCTTAGTACTTATTGGACCAAGGAATCACAGACCGCCGCCCTCGGCTTATGGCGAATGGCGATCGTACAGAATTTGAGCGGTTACATTCCAAAATTTATTCAaccattttttgaaaagttcGTAATTCCAACGGTTTAAAACTTGCGGATCCACTTTTAATACCACAATCCAAAATTCTGAAATTGTATAGGTTATGTAATTTTACCTAAACTTGAAATCTaaataaacatattaaaatacaaatttcaaaaatcttgTGCTAATGATGGTTTTCCAAGCTAAACAATCTAAGCAAGATATTTTGTCATGACAAATAGTGTATTTTATAGAAGAAAGCTTCGCGTGCTTCTTTGATGAATCTAAATTCATTGGATGCGTTTGTCAATGTTTAGTTTCTTTTGAAAGTGTAGTTTATAAATTAAGATCGTTAGCAAGTGATGCAGTTTTTATCTTCCAAATTTCTTGATCATAAATCTTGACCTctagaaatttctttttctagtttCCTTTATCGATAGAGGGCAGAAGACTgaatttttaccttttttaatatatatgtatatcacaCACCTACCGTTTACAATATTTGAGAGTAGCGACCATGAAAATTAAACGAacaactctctttctctctctctctctctctctctatatatatatatatatatatatatatatgtgtgtgtgtggagaaagagagggaaagcgTTAGAAGATGTCAGTTTATTACACTATGTATGTGCTTATTTTTTATAGATTGAAACtgtttcaaagaaaatatataacatgATGAGTTTATAATAAGGAAAGTTTGAAGGTAACAACCACATTCATTACATGCCAAACTAGAGAGATGTCATGTAGCATTGTTTTCATCTGCTGCTTCCTCTACGTCTCTATTTCCGTCGTTTAATTTTTGGCGTGAAGATTTGACGGATCACCTGCCCACCTGAAAAGGACACTCCATTTTAACCACAGACTTTTCTTAAGCATAccatcaaaaaaaaaaggaaagcttgGACATGTGATTTGAGACAATGACAAGTCATGTCTTGTGAGTTTCAATCAACCAAGCACGTCGATTCCAATATGCAAATGTGATCATGTATCATacactatttatttttttattaattttcttgaatttttttttgaaatttgaaatatatatatatattatatatatatatatatatagagagagagagagagaaagagagagaagtagCTGCTAGATATCCAAGGTGAAATCTATGAAGTTTTTGTTGCTACACCACAAGCACAACCTTAGTATGAGGAAAAATATACACTTTTTCATCTTAAGAGACTTAGATGGGAATCATCTAAGTCATAAATCAGATGATGGAGACTAAaatgcaaatataaaagtcaTTGTTTTTTTAGAATTCTCGATTGCCCTCAAAGGAGACAAGGTTTTtgttaaataataataaaaataaacatattttgccaaaaaaaaaggcaatatTGACAACCCATAAAAGTTTCAGTTTAAATTTTATCGAGAGTGAGCAAATTTAATGAAAGATGATATCCATGGATCTTGTAATTAACCATTAAAAAAGTTGAGGGGCGTTAATTTAAGccttaattttgtgtttttttattctcCCCAAGGTTTAGTTTCTGCTTAAAAATTTCACATTGAAAGGACCATTTATTGATATTTATTAGtgtttttatgtattatttctGGATCCAGACTCAAGCTAAACGATGGAGctatttttgttgtatatagTAAGAGTCCAGGCTTCGTTACATTTGCCAATCAATTTCATAACTAACTGCCTACTTCTcacccttttatttaatttcgtTACTTACCTGTtggtttccttttcttctcttttcctaaTTAACAAAGTtgcttcatcatttttttttgtctgtccAACTATTTCAAAAGGTAGGGTACATTTGAttttcgtattttttttaaaacgtatTTTCGATGTTTCTTATGCAAAATAAACGTATGATTTTACTATTTAAAAATATGCAcaaatcaaaagcaaaacaaattcATACCAACAATTTTTAATGGTTATatatcacttttcttttatcttcttaAGGTTTTTTAGGGCACATAAAGCTCTTCATGAGGTTAAACTCTTTACCCATAAAAGCGGACCTGAATATCCCCCATTCTCTCTACTCCCAAGGTCATAGGCTGAGTTGTTTCAGAGGCCGAGTTAAGGTAGGACCCACATGGGCTCTAGCCCCacctcagatttttttttttaaatttacatgtaaaatttaaaaaaattcacttgttgtatataaaaatttaaaaaaatgatatttcagtcaaactttataaactttaattctgctcgtcatgaaaatttttttacttgGGATATGATACACTTGTCAATATAGAGTATCGTGATCCCACCGTTTACAGCTTAGGAAAGTAAGACCCATAGAGATGGAACTGATAAAGTGCCTTCTGCGTAACCGCTTACCCGACCAGTTATGCAATGCCCTTGCAGCGAAGTTTTCTCATTATCATAGTCATAACCTGTCACACTTACGTAactctttgaaaaaaaatgaatgagaattaACTTCTATTGAGACTTTGAAAACGTAACTCGGCTACGTTAGATTTTGTAAATGTTAGTTAAGTTTATCATAAATCAATTCACATAGTCGTCATATTGTACTTAGTTCATAACCTTGCAAGAATTTGGAATCGTTTGTAAAAGCAATAATTGAGTGCAATtatatttcagattttttgtaTACATAGGACAAAATGCAtgaacattttattttcctGTTATTTCCAGATAAGGACGTGTAACCTAAATCAAAGAAGTCGAAACCAGTTCACTTTTAGAACAGTCATGTGATTCCTAATCCAAAAGTTGTTGAAAGCATGAGCAAACACGGCCCAGTTCAGCTCATGTAGGgccttcttttccaattttttcatgcagagagagagagagagagagagagagagagagagccgata encodes the following:
- the LOC116263111 gene encoding uncharacterized protein LOC116263111 isoform X1 encodes the protein MAPCRVIMVVEDVDVARTALQWAVDNIIRGGDLVTLLHVFEPSSSSMSSGEVQKKKKKSKSSIAAASHRQRVRRLKGFQLALSFKDICAKIPEVKVEIIVTEGDQGQTISSLVTNIGASTVILGLHDRSFLYKTAMVDDYISSLKCRVLAVKQPSSSVATPDFSRIELVRNWTSEPKSPLHGLPNPIGSFWRSKKR
- the LOC116263111 gene encoding uncharacterized protein LOC116263111 isoform X2 — protein: MRAKRRQTSGSWEVQKKKKKSKSSIAAASHRQRVRRLKGFQLALSFKDICAKIPEVKVEIIVTEGDQGQTISSLVTNIGASTVILGLHDRSFLYKTAMVDDYISSLKCRVLAVKQPSSSVATPDFSRIELVRNWTSEPKSPLHGLPNPIGSFWRSKKR